Proteins from a genomic interval of Lycium ferocissimum isolate CSIRO_LF1 chromosome 2, AGI_CSIRO_Lferr_CH_V1, whole genome shotgun sequence:
- the LOC132047841 gene encoding LRR receptor-like serine/threonine-protein kinase SIK1, producing the protein MEKHIFLLILLFLFQYYSIFISSAPSIETDQQALLAFRNLVINSSLFLAKNWTKNSSFCSWFGVTCSTKRQRVVALTLPNLQLQGTISPSLANLSFLIELNLGNNFFHGSIPYGLGQLPRLEVIDVQNNQLEGSIPTSLFQHWRVQNISLAFNKFSGEMWKGPWYVPELRVLNLRNNSLTGIIPPSVGNATKLLSFSLYGNRVSGNIPKEIGNLSQLAFLSLTDNQLTGSIPTVLFNISSLLALSLAMNSLSGPLLLGEGNIVSNMEFLSISYNLISGHIPSNICQFTELKMLSISCNNITGEIPKNIDCLAKLEKLYIAYNFISGTIPISWGNISSLQALSCSSNPMVGQIPPELGKLSNLVQLSFQDTYNLIGQIPDAIFNISSLEFISFSFNKLSGRIPTTTGLHLPNLKGLYLAHNQLEGEVPLYITNASKISYLDLSSNFFRGTTPNNLGNLRELRVLFLFDNQLTSEPLSMNCDS; encoded by the coding sequence ATGGAGAAGCACATTTTCTTATTGattcttctctttttatttcaatattattctatttttatatcaAGTGCTCCCTCAATTGAGACAGACCAACAAGCTCTACTAGCTTTCCGaaatcttgttataaattccAGTCTTTTTCTGGCCAAGAACTGGACTAAGAattcttctttttgttcttgGTTTGGTGTCACTTGCAGTACAAAAAGGCAAAGGGTTGTAGCCTTGACTCTTCCTAATTTGCAACTTCAAGGCACTATTTCACCGTCTTTGGCCAATTTGTCCTTTCTCATAGAGCTCAATCTCGGGAACAACTTTTTCCATGGCAGCATTCCTTACGGCCTTGGCCAATTGCCTCGCTTGGAAGTGATTGATGTTCAAAACAATCAACTAGAAGGAAGTATTCCAACAAGTCTATTTCAACACTGGAGAGTTCAAAATATTTCATTGGCTTTCAATAAATTCAGTGGTGAAATGTGGAAAGGTCCATGGTATGTACCGGAACTCAGAGTCTTAAATCTCAGGAACAATAGCCTCACAGGTATAATCCCTCCTTCGGTTGGAAATGCCACAAAGTTGTTGAGCTTCAGTTTGTATGGGAATAGAGTCAGCGGCAACATTCCAAAGGAAATCGGTAATCTAAGCCAACTTGCATTTCTGTCCTTGACTGATAATCAGTTAACAGGTTCTATTCCGACAGTACTGTTTAATATCTCGTCGCTACTTGCCTTATCTCTTGCAATGAATAGCCTTTCTGGTCCTCTCTTGCTTGGTGAAGGGAATATTGTCTCAAATATGGAGTTTTTAAGTATTTCTTACAATCTAATTTCTGGTCACATTCCTTCCAACATTTGTCAATTCACAGAGCTCAAAATGTTGTCCATATCTTGCAACAACATAACTGGAGAAATACCCAAAAATATTGATTGTTTAGCAAAGCTCGAGAAGCTCTATATTGCATATAATTTCATAAGTGGGACTATTCCTATTTCATGGGGCAATATTTCCTCTCTACAAGCTCTTAGTTGTTCAAGCAATCCCATGGTGGGGCAAATTCCTCCAGAATTAGGGAAGCTATCCAATTTGGTGCAATTAAGCTTTCAGGATACTTATAATCTTATTGGTCAAATTCCAGAtgctatttttaatatatcttCTTTGGAATTCATTTCTTTCAGTTTCAACAAACTCTCGGGGAGAATTCCAACCACTACAGGTCTTCATCTTCCCAATCTTAAGGGACTTTACTTAGCACACAATCAGCTCGAAGGGGAAGTTCCTCTGTACATCACAAATGCATCCAAGATATCCTATTTGGATCTTAGCTCTAACTTTTTCAGAGGCACCACTCCTAATAACTTGGGAAATCTTCGTGAGTTGCGAGTACTATTCCTATTTGATAATCAACTTACCAGTGAACCGTTGAGCATGAATTGCGATTCTTAG
- the LOC132047842 gene encoding probable LRR receptor-like serine/threonine-protein kinase At4g36180, whose product MLRYLEVNSNPWNGVLPSSIGNLSSTIEVFDISDAQINGLIPISIGNMSALFDLDFQENNLTGTIPSEVGNLEQLQGLRLASNKLQGGIVEVVCHLSNLVQLTIDDNELSGLIPECIGNLSMLQEFYLGSNKFSSTIPLSLWKMSSLLSLDVSQNSIEGEVPVNIGELKAMVELYLNGNHFTGMIPSTLGDLQNLKSLHVSNNSFSGTIPFSFGNLISLEFLDMSLNALSGTIPKTLEKLSYLKNINVSFNNLEGEIPSGGVFANSTLQSFLEQRFMECTYRGSAALSLTRTSIKVEEACAKNCYSGVYFILSDILVYFNMDNETTEEEKVQRRGKGTGGQDASINILSRDSTSNKLF is encoded by the coding sequence ATGTTGCGGTATCTAGAAGTGAATTCCAATCCGTGGAATGGAGTTCTGCCCAGTTCTATTGGGAATCTTTCATCTACTATTGAAGTATTTGATATATCAGATGCACAAATCAACGGCCTCATCCCCATTAGTATAGGCAACATGAGCGCTTTATTTGACCTAGACTTTCAAGAGAACAACTTGACGGGAACCATTCCTTCTGAGGTCGGTAATCTTGAACAACTCCAAGGTCTACGTCTAGCTAGCAATAAATTACAGGGGGGTATTGTAGAGGTAGTATGTCATTTATCTAATTTGGTTCAATTAACTATAGATGATAATGAGCTCTCTGGGTTGATTCCAGAATGTATAGGAAATCTTAGCATGCTACAAGAATTTTATTTGGGTTCTAACAAattttcatcaacaataccTTTGAGCCTTTGGAAAATGAGTAGTCTTCTCAGTCTAGACGTGTCACAGAATTCCATAGAGGGAGAGGTTCCAGTGAATATTGGGGAACTGAAGGCCATGGTAGAACTATATCTTAATGGTAACCACTTTACGGGCATGATACCAAGTACATTGGGGGACCTCCAAAACCTGAAGTCTCTTCACGTATCGAACAATTCATTTTCAGGCACAATTCCATTCTCCTTTGGCAACTTGATAAGTTTGGAATTCTTGGATATGTCTTTAAATGCTTTGTCAGGTACCATTCCTAAGACATTGGAAAAACTCTCATACCTTAAAAACATCAATGTCTCATTTAATAATTTAGAAGGTGAAATACCCAGTGGTGGTGTGTTTGCAAATTCCACTCTACAATCATTTCTCGAACAAAGGTTCATGGAATGCACATATCGAGGTTCTGCCGCGCTATCACTAACTCGGACATCAATCAAAGTTGAAGAAGCTTGTGCTAAAAATTGTTATTCCGGTGTTTACTTTATCCTTTCTGATATTCTTGTTTACTTCAATATGGATAATGAAACGACGGAAGAAGAGAAAGTCCAAAGACGTGGAAAAGGTACCGGAGGTCAAGATGCATCAATTAATATCTTATCACGAGATTCAACGAGCAACAAATTATTTTGA